A section of the Archocentrus centrarchus isolate MPI-CPG fArcCen1 unplaced genomic scaffold, fArcCen1 scaffold_45_ctg1, whole genome shotgun sequence genome encodes:
- the LOC115777194 gene encoding uncharacterized protein LOC115777194, with product MEISVTMEDHTDVAMENKTEVPASSTPSPPDKEQAKPAARQTRRLTLGRRGQKGKRRGPTEKRRGTGEKRRGQKQKRRGQEEKKEGVTVKRTWSGGKRRWDKKHYCVFCRRPQVKIARHLLRKHADEQEVVSASALPTGSKQRHLLLEHLRCRGNYLHNIEVIRQGSGEIVPWRQPSEDVDARNYLPCPLCLGFFLRADLWKHQVSCRKKLGINPSEAEATSDPTNNTTSDSTGKSACDVTKENIPSDSSGETIETGTSDTGTKRPMTSDPGVDQNATTDPSENRPRKRTRVQAAASRLLPISSGASESCSEILHRMNQDNVSYEVKSDWLICKYGNKLMGNQDGGQRRYDYVSQKLRELGRLLLAAKSLDSGVQSLQDLLAPGRLSLALSAARKAAGYRWSRPPLAVKTTLKTVCEIAIGESLQDGDWEAAAKTTDFYHMLGREWDNLGLQNPGPDPAAPEEGVKLKKRPIQPRTEKDLRPQVLSKSSNKPVTSVIPPEARLQAAVTVPVAPRKVRRRPWTSAEKEAIWRQLGVHVLVQSVPGKEVCQRCLDLEPVLRGRHWKDIKNQVHNQIQSQKKQQFHAQMDLEENQEHQDQIETQNQKKQQHQYQAPVDQQGKDHSQNQKKPPYQPQMDQDSSQNQKRQQYHIQMHHQVQDSIENQKKLHEHTQLDHHDHLHIHKKQLCLPRLDHQDHSQVLKKQLYHMDQQTQPLQPLDRDTTLLTVTPYGPDGPHRAPGHSLLEREPSLTPYPILHRPPGPHMDQLLPRADWTEEALAQNYPINRTLGRNLLQDVPPVGPPPDPHSGHVHF from the exons ATGGAGATCTCTGTTACCATGGAGGACCACACTGATGTTGCCATGGAGAATAAGACAGAGGTCCCAGCCTCCAGCACCCCGTCCCCTCCTGACAAAGAGCAGGCGAAGCCTGCAGCTCGCCAGACACGCCGACTCACCTTAGGGAGGCGGGGCCAGAAAGGAAAGAGGCGGGGCCCTACAGAAAAGAGACGGGGTACTGGGGAGAAGAGGCGTGGTCAGAAGCAGAAGAGGCGGGgtcaggaggaaaagaaggaggGCGTGACAGTGAAGAGGACATGGAGCGGGGGGAAGCGGCGGTGGGACAAGAAGCATTACTGCGTGTTCTGCCGCCGACCGCAGGTAAAGATCGCCCGGCACCTGCTGAGGAAGCATGCCGATGAACAGGAAGTGGTGTCTGCCAGCGCCCTGCCAACGGGCTCCAAACAGCGCCACCTGCTGCTGGAACACCTGCGCTGCCGGGGCAACTACCTGCACAACATCGAG GTGATCCGGCAGGGCAGCGGTGAGATCGTGCCGTGGCGTCAGCCCTCGGAGGATGTGGATGCGAGGAACTACCTGCCCTGCCCGCTCTGCCTCGGGTTCTTCCTTCGCGCTGACCTCTGGAAGCATCAGGTGTCCTGTCGTAAGAAGCTCGGCATCAACCCGTCCGAAGCTGAGGCAACCTCTGACCCCACCAACAACACCACGTCTGATTCCACAGGTAAGTCAGCCTGTGATGTCACCAAAGAGAACATACCATCAGATTCTTCCGGAGAGACAATAGAGACTGGGACCTCTGACACTGGGACCAAACGGCCCATGACCTCCGACCCTGGTGTGGATCAGAACGCAACCACTGACCCCAGTGAGAATCGACCCAGGAAGCGTACGAGAGTCCAGGCTGCGGCGTCGCGCCTCCTGCCAATCTCCAGCGGAGCGTCCGAGAGCTGCAGTGAAATCCTGCACCGCATGAACCAGGACAACGTGTCCTACGAG gtgaaatctgattggctgatctGTAAATATGGGAACAAGCTGATGGGAAACCAGGACGGTGGTCAGAGGAGGTACGACTATGTGAGCCAGAAGCTCAGGGAACTTGGCAGGTTGCTCCTAGCTGCTAAATCGCTCGACTCCGGCGTTCAGAGCCTCCAGGACCTGCTGGCCCCAGGTCGCCTCAGCCTGGCGCTGTCCGCTGCCAGGAAGGCAGCAGGGTACCGGTGGAGCCGCCCTCCGCTGGCAGTGAAAACGACGCTGAAGACGGTCTGTGAGATTGCTATCGGAGAGAGCCTGCAGGACGGAGACTGGGAGGCCGCCGCCAAGACCACTGACTTCTACCACATGCTTGGGCGGGAGTGGGACAATCTGGGGCTGCAGAACCCGGGTCCAGATCCAG CTGCTCCAGAAGAAGGAGTTAAGCTGAAGAAACGACCGATCCAGCCTAGAACGGAGAAGGACCTCAGACCACAAG TTCTGTCAAAGAGCTCTAACAAACCAGTGACCTCTGTGATTCCTCCTGAAGCCAGATTGCAGGCTGCTGTCACAG TCCCTGTGGCTCCCAGGAAGGTCCGACGTCGGCCTTGGACCTCTGCCGAGAAGGAGGCCATCTGGAGGCAGTTAGGTGTCCATGTTCTGGTCCAGTCAGTACCGGGTAAAGAGGTCTGTCAGCGCTGTCTGGACCTAGAACCTGTGCTCAGGGGGCGGCACTGGAAGGACATCAAGAACCAGGTCCACAACCAGATCCAGAGCCAAAAGAAGCAGCAGTTCCATGCTCAGATGGACCTTGAGGAGAACCAAGAACACCAAGACCAGATTGAAACCCAGAAccagaaaaaacagcagcaccaaTACCAGGCTCCAGTGGATCAACAGGGCAAGGACCACAGCCAGAACCAGAAGAAACCACCGTACCAGCCCCAGATGGATCAGGACAGCTCTCAGAATCAGAAGAGACAACAGTATCACATCCAGATGCACCACCAGGTCCAGGACAGCATTGAGAACCAGAAGAAACTGCATGAGCACACCCAGCTGGACCACCATGACCACCTCcacatccacaaaaagcagctgTGTCTCCCTAGACTAGACCACCAGGACCACAGCCAGGTCCTTAAGAAGCAGTTGTACCACATGGACCAGCAGACCCAGCCCCTGCAGCCCCTGGACCGGGACACGACTCTTCTGACGGTCACGCCTTACGGACCTGACGGGCCACATCGAGCCCCTGGGCACTCGCTGCTGGAGCGGGAACCCTCCCTCACCCCATACCCAATTCTGCACAGACCTCCAGGTCCTCACATGGACCAGCTGCTGCCCAGAGCAGATTGGACTGAGGAAGCTTTGGCTCAGAACTATCCAATCAACAGGACACTGGGCAGGAACCTGCTCCAGGATGTACCCCCAGTAGGACCGCCCCCTGATCCACATTCAGGACATGTACACTTCTGA